From a single Sinomonas atrocyanea genomic region:
- the ctaC gene encoding aa3-type cytochrome oxidase subunit II, whose amino-acid sequence MRSQNRTSRQRARIITVSAVAAAGALALSGCSPEVQRGWLPTDRDTTSNTPIITDLWVNSWIAAMVIGMITWALILWCIVAYRRRKGTRGFPRQTSYNLPLEIFYTAIPLFLVFTFFYFTDRDQRAIDTPNANPDVTVNVVGKQWSWDFNYKQGGVVKDDVHEAGTQAQLTGQPIDLNTLPTLYLPVGKSVTVELTSRDVIHSFWVPAFLQKRDMIPGKPNYMYFTPQKEGTYDGKCAELCGEYHSEMLFRVKVVSEAEFQAHLAGLDKGLLDTKYDRNPNQNQK is encoded by the coding sequence GTGAGGTCGCAGAACCGAACCAGCAGGCAGCGCGCACGTATCATCACGGTCTCGGCAGTTGCCGCGGCCGGCGCGCTCGCACTGTCTGGATGTTCACCCGAGGTCCAGCGTGGCTGGCTACCCACTGATCGGGATACCACGAGCAATACGCCGATCATCACGGACCTCTGGGTGAATTCCTGGATCGCGGCCATGGTCATCGGCATGATCACGTGGGCCCTCATCCTCTGGTGCATCGTGGCCTACCGCCGGCGCAAGGGCACCAGGGGCTTCCCCCGCCAGACGAGCTACAACCTGCCGCTCGAGATCTTCTACACGGCCATCCCGCTGTTCCTCGTCTTCACGTTCTTCTACTTCACCGACCGCGACCAGCGCGCGATCGATACCCCGAACGCGAACCCGGACGTGACCGTCAATGTGGTCGGCAAGCAGTGGTCCTGGGACTTCAACTACAAGCAGGGCGGCGTCGTCAAGGACGATGTGCACGAGGCCGGCACGCAGGCGCAGCTGACGGGCCAGCCGATCGACCTCAACACGCTCCCGACCCTCTACCTCCCGGTGGGCAAGTCGGTGACCGTGGAGCTCACGTCCCGCGACGTCATCCACTCGTTCTGGGTCCCCGCCTTCCTCCAGAAGCGCGACATGATCCCGGGCAAGCCCAACTACATGTACTTCACCCCGCAGAAGGAGGGCACCTACGACGGCAAGTGCGCCGAGCTCTGCGGCGAGTACCACTCCGAGATGCTGTTCCGCGTGAAGGTCGTCTCCGAGGCGGAGTTCCAGGCGCATCTGGCGGGCCTCGACAAGGGCCTCCTGGACACGAAGTACGACCGCAACCCTAACCAGAACCAGAAGTAG
- the erpA gene encoding iron-sulfur cluster insertion protein ErpA has translation MSTAINEPAEALASHEVQLTEVAAGKVRSLLEQEGRTDLRLRVSVQPGGCSGLIYQLYFDERLLDGDAVRDFDGVEVVVDKMSVPYLAGATIDFEDSISKQGFTIDNPNAQGSCACGDSFH, from the coding sequence ATGAGCACTGCAATCAATGAGCCGGCCGAGGCCCTTGCCTCGCACGAGGTGCAGCTGACCGAGGTTGCCGCGGGTAAGGTCCGCAGCCTGCTGGAGCAGGAGGGCCGCACCGACCTGCGCCTGCGCGTGTCCGTCCAGCCCGGAGGCTGCTCCGGCCTCATCTACCAGCTGTACTTCGACGAGCGCCTCCTGGACGGCGACGCCGTGCGGGACTTCGACGGCGTCGAGGTGGTCGTGGACAAGATGAGCGTGCCGTACCTCGCGGGCGCCACCATCGACTTCGAGGACTCCATCTCGAAGCAGGGCTTCACGATCGACAACCCCAATGCGCAGGGTTCGTGCGCATGCGGCGACTCCTTCCACTGA
- a CDS encoding dipeptidase: MPSHLPQHVPASDVAALRAAVAGRFADTVAELSHLVAIPGIAWPSFPPAEIERSAEAVLELVRAAGIEDAEILRAPRPDGTEGGPAVVARHPAKPGQPTVLLYAHHDVQPPGDLALWETEPFTATERDGRLYGRGSADDKAGILVHLAAFRAVTEVFADRFGLGVTLFIEGEEEFGSPSFRAFLEAHRERLAADVIVVADSSNWAVGQPALTASLRGLVDGTFEVAVLGHSVHSGVFGGPVLDAPTILARLIATLHDDAGNVAVAGLVAHDDADLDYPEEQYRRDASVLDGVRLAGTGSIAARLWRRPALSIIGIDVPAVDVASNTIQARARAKFSLRLAPGQDPDAAMECVREHLEAHVPFGAHLTFTPKEKGSAYQADTDSEAARTVMWALGEAWKTPAVHTGMGGSIPFIADLKEVFPAAEVLITGVEDPDSRAHSANESLHLGDFEKCIVAEALLLAGLRRDGV; the protein is encoded by the coding sequence ATGCCTTCACATCTACCCCAGCACGTGCCCGCCTCCGACGTCGCGGCGCTGCGGGCCGCCGTCGCCGGGCGATTCGCCGACACGGTCGCCGAGCTGTCCCACCTCGTCGCGATCCCCGGCATCGCCTGGCCGTCCTTCCCGCCCGCCGAGATCGAGCGCAGCGCGGAGGCCGTCCTGGAGCTCGTCCGCGCCGCGGGCATCGAGGACGCCGAGATCCTGCGCGCTCCCCGCCCTGACGGCACCGAGGGCGGCCCTGCCGTGGTGGCACGCCATCCCGCGAAGCCGGGCCAGCCCACGGTCCTGCTCTACGCCCACCACGACGTCCAGCCGCCGGGGGACCTCGCCCTGTGGGAGACCGAGCCGTTCACGGCCACGGAACGCGACGGCCGGCTGTACGGCCGGGGGAGCGCCGACGACAAGGCCGGGATCCTCGTCCACCTCGCGGCCTTCCGCGCCGTCACCGAGGTCTTCGCCGACAGGTTCGGCCTCGGCGTCACCCTCTTCATCGAAGGCGAGGAGGAATTCGGCTCCCCGTCCTTCCGCGCCTTCCTCGAGGCGCACCGCGAACGTCTCGCGGCCGACGTGATCGTCGTCGCCGACTCGAGCAACTGGGCGGTCGGCCAGCCCGCGCTCACGGCCAGCCTGCGCGGCCTCGTCGACGGGACGTTCGAGGTGGCCGTGCTCGGCCACTCCGTCCACTCCGGCGTGTTCGGCGGCCCCGTGCTCGACGCCCCCACGATCCTCGCCCGGCTCATCGCCACGCTCCACGACGACGCCGGCAACGTCGCCGTCGCGGGGCTGGTGGCCCACGACGACGCCGACCTCGACTACCCGGAGGAGCAGTACCGCCGGGACGCCTCGGTGCTGGACGGCGTCCGCCTCGCGGGCACCGGCAGCATCGCCGCCCGGCTGTGGCGCCGCCCCGCGCTGTCGATCATCGGCATCGACGTGCCCGCAGTGGACGTCGCCTCCAACACCATCCAGGCCCGGGCACGCGCCAAGTTCAGCCTCCGCCTCGCCCCGGGGCAGGACCCGGACGCCGCCATGGAGTGCGTGCGCGAACACCTCGAGGCCCACGTGCCGTTCGGCGCCCACCTCACCTTCACCCCCAAGGAGAAGGGGAGTGCCTACCAGGCGGACACGGACTCGGAGGCTGCGCGCACCGTGATGTGGGCGCTCGGCGAAGCGTGGAAGACCCCGGCCGTGCACACCGGCATGGGCGGCTCGATTCCGTTCATCGCCGACCTCAAGGAGGTCTTCCCGGCCGCCGAGGTGCTCATCACCGGCGTCGAGGACCCCGATTCGCGGGCCCACAGCGCCAACGAGTCGCTGCACCTCGGCGATTTCGAGAAGTGCATCGTGGCCGAGGCCCTCCTCCTGGCCGGGCTCCGCCGCGACGGAGTGTGA
- a CDS encoding DUF3043 domain-containing protein, translated as MFGRKNEPAADSPPQPAEPQVPIVGKGTPTPRRKDQEAARRRPLVPTDRKASRAAERQAAVEDRQRVRRALETGDERNMPFRDRGPQKRFARDFVDARFNLGEYLMFAALAFVVISFIVPQAAAAQVFILGAFWIVFLLVFADTFWLSRRLKRALQNKFGEVERGTVWYGSMRALQFRPLRLPKPLVKRGQNPG; from the coding sequence GTGTTTGGACGCAAGAACGAGCCGGCTGCCGACAGCCCCCCGCAGCCCGCCGAGCCCCAGGTCCCGATCGTGGGCAAGGGGACCCCGACCCCGAGGCGCAAAGACCAGGAGGCGGCGCGCCGGCGCCCCCTCGTCCCCACGGACCGCAAGGCGTCCCGGGCCGCCGAGCGGCAGGCCGCAGTGGAGGACCGCCAGCGCGTGCGCCGGGCCCTCGAGACCGGCGACGAGAGGAACATGCCGTTCCGCGACCGGGGACCGCAGAAGCGGTTCGCGCGCGACTTCGTCGATGCGCGCTTCAACCTCGGCGAGTACCTCATGTTCGCGGCCCTGGCCTTCGTGGTCATCTCGTTCATCGTCCCCCAGGCGGCCGCGGCCCAGGTGTTCATCCTGGGGGCCTTCTGGATCGTCTTCCTGCTGGTGTTCGCGGACACCTTCTGGCTCTCGCGCAGGCTCAAGCGCGCGCTCCAGAACAAGTTCGGCGAGGTCGAGCGCGGCACCGTCTGGTACGGCAGCATGCGGGCCCTGCAGTTCCGTCCTCTACGGCTGCCCAAGCCGCTCGTGAAGCGCGGCCAGAACCCGGGCTGA
- a CDS encoding quinone-dependent dihydroorotate dehydrogenase, which yields MRFYPLFFRAAFSWMDAERAHRIGFGAIRAVHACGLGRALGRYTAPAPSLRTEALGLTFPSPFGLAAGFDKEGRGIEALAELGFGHIEVGTITGQAQPGNPRPRLFRLIEDRAVVNRMGFNNDGAGAVAPRIASARAALEARYGAGRPVIGVNIGKTKAVELEDAVDDYRVSARELAPVADYLVVNVSSPNTPGLRLLQSVETLRPLLAAVREESEAAAGRRVPLLVKIAPDLSDADVDDVARLALDMGLDGIIATNTTISRDDLVSPAEAVEAAGAGGLSGAPLKHRSLEVLRRLKAVVGDRLALVAVGGVETADDVRARLEAGATLVQGYTAFLYEGPFWAAAVNRGLARTPAVAPAPRP from the coding sequence ATGCGCTTCTACCCCCTGTTCTTCCGTGCTGCCTTCTCCTGGATGGACGCCGAGCGGGCCCACCGGATCGGGTTCGGCGCGATCCGGGCCGTGCACGCCTGCGGTCTGGGCCGGGCCCTCGGCCGGTACACGGCGCCCGCTCCGTCGCTGCGGACCGAGGCCCTCGGCCTCACGTTCCCGTCGCCCTTCGGGCTGGCCGCCGGCTTCGACAAGGAGGGCCGGGGGATCGAGGCGCTGGCCGAGCTCGGCTTCGGGCACATCGAGGTCGGCACCATCACCGGGCAGGCGCAGCCCGGGAACCCGCGGCCGCGCCTCTTCCGGCTCATCGAGGACCGGGCGGTCGTGAACAGGATGGGCTTCAACAACGACGGCGCCGGCGCCGTCGCCCCTCGCATCGCCTCCGCCCGGGCCGCGCTCGAGGCACGCTACGGCGCAGGCCGGCCGGTCATCGGCGTCAACATCGGCAAGACCAAGGCCGTGGAGCTCGAGGACGCCGTCGACGACTACCGGGTGAGCGCGCGCGAACTGGCGCCCGTGGCCGACTACCTGGTGGTGAACGTCAGCTCGCCGAACACGCCGGGGCTGCGCCTCCTGCAGAGTGTCGAGACCCTCCGGCCGCTCCTGGCCGCGGTGCGCGAGGAGTCCGAGGCTGCCGCCGGGCGCCGCGTGCCGCTGCTGGTGAAGATCGCCCCCGACCTCTCGGACGCGGACGTCGACGACGTCGCGCGGCTCGCCCTCGACATGGGGCTCGACGGCATCATCGCCACCAACACCACGATCTCCCGGGACGACCTCGTCAGCCCCGCTGAGGCGGTCGAGGCCGCCGGCGCGGGCGGCCTCTCGGGAGCACCGCTCAAGCACCGCTCACTCGAGGTGCTGCGCCGGCTCAAGGCCGTGGTGGGGGACCGGCTCGCCCTCGTCGCCGTGGGGGGCGTGGAGACGGCCGACGACGTCCGCGCACGCCTCGAGGCGGGCGCCACGCTCGTCCAGGGCTACACCGCGTTCCTCTACGAGGGCCCCTTCTGGGCGGCCGCCGTCAACCGCGGCCTCGCCCGCACGCCCGCCGTGGCGCCGGCCCCGCGGCCCTGA
- a CDS encoding alpha/beta hydrolase codes for MPLHWTQDFLGHGVESAPLGRGRHGELGTLIRFDPAEEHSGDGGPAAPRRAEGALLYVHGWSDYFFNLELAHFADTHGYRFYALDLPEHGRSLAAGELPGFVGSAEHYLESVAAAVAAAHTDSGARPVLMGHSTGGLAAALYAQRSAGELAGLVLSSPWLVAHGGTAAGRVLEAALRPASVRWPRQQIPLPSRGYFWRAVAKEAGGEWDLREDLRPRNAFPVRLGWLHGVLQGQRLLRSGPRIGLPSLLLASTTSDMGPVWRERMRERDAVLPIAPMRRAAAELCVDLEEALVEGGLHDVLLSPAPVRNEAYGRLGRWLEELSRREC; via the coding sequence ATGCCGCTCCACTGGACCCAGGACTTCCTGGGCCACGGCGTCGAATCGGCTCCGCTCGGGCGCGGGCGGCACGGCGAGCTCGGCACGCTCATCCGGTTCGATCCGGCGGAGGAGCACTCAGGTGACGGCGGGCCCGCGGCCCCGCGGCGGGCGGAGGGAGCGCTGCTGTACGTCCACGGCTGGAGCGACTACTTCTTCAACCTCGAGCTCGCCCACTTCGCCGACACCCACGGCTACCGGTTCTACGCCCTCGACCTCCCCGAACACGGACGCAGCCTCGCCGCCGGCGAACTGCCCGGGTTCGTCGGCTCGGCAGAGCACTACCTCGAGAGCGTCGCAGCGGCCGTCGCCGCCGCCCACACCGACTCGGGGGCCCGTCCGGTGCTCATGGGACATTCGACCGGGGGCCTCGCGGCCGCGCTCTACGCCCAGCGGTCGGCGGGCGAGCTCGCCGGGCTCGTCCTCAGCAGCCCGTGGCTCGTGGCCCACGGCGGCACGGCTGCCGGGCGCGTGCTCGAGGCCGCCCTGCGCCCGGCGTCGGTGCGCTGGCCGCGCCAGCAGATACCTCTGCCCTCCCGGGGCTACTTCTGGCGGGCCGTCGCCAAGGAGGCCGGGGGCGAGTGGGACCTGCGCGAGGACCTGCGCCCGCGCAACGCGTTCCCCGTGCGGCTGGGCTGGCTCCACGGGGTCCTCCAGGGGCAGCGGCTCCTGAGGTCCGGGCCCAGGATCGGGCTGCCGTCCCTGCTGCTCGCGTCCACGACCTCGGACATGGGGCCCGTGTGGCGCGAGCGGATGCGCGAGCGCGACGCGGTGCTGCCGATCGCCCCGATGCGCCGCGCTGCGGCGGAGCTGTGCGTGGACCTGGAGGAGGCCCTCGTGGAGGGAGGGCTGCACGATGTGCTGCTCTCCCCGGCCCCCGTCCGGAACGAGGCCTACGGCCGGCTGGGGCGCTGGCTCGAGGAGCTCAGCCGGCGGGAGTGCTAG
- a CDS encoding isoprenyl transferase — MTPLSPRRARTGRPAPTPPFPHPSGATPPDIPREFVPRHVAIVMDGNGRWANQRGLPRIEGHKAGEPALLDVMAGAIELGIEYVSVYAFSTENWKRSPEEVRFLMGFNKDVLRRQRDTLDSWGVRIRWAGRRPRLWGSVIKELEEAEAYTRQNTVCHLTMCVNYGGRAEIADAVAAIARDVEAGRLRASSVGERTIQRYLDEPDLPDVDLFLRSSGEQRLSNFLLWQSAYAEMVFLDTLWPDVDRRTLWEAVEIYARRDRRYGGAVDRAPAG, encoded by the coding sequence GTGACCCCCCTCTCCCCGCGCCGCGCCCGCACTGGCCGCCCCGCTCCGACCCCGCCCTTCCCGCATCCCTCGGGGGCCACCCCGCCCGACATCCCGCGCGAGTTCGTGCCGCGGCACGTCGCCATCGTCATGGACGGCAACGGCCGCTGGGCCAACCAGCGGGGCCTGCCGCGCATCGAGGGCCACAAGGCCGGGGAGCCCGCACTCCTGGACGTCATGGCCGGCGCGATCGAGCTCGGCATCGAGTACGTCTCGGTGTACGCGTTCTCCACGGAGAACTGGAAGCGCTCGCCCGAGGAGGTCCGGTTCCTCATGGGCTTCAACAAGGACGTCCTGCGGCGCCAGCGCGACACCCTGGACTCGTGGGGCGTGCGCATCCGCTGGGCCGGGCGCCGGCCGCGCCTCTGGGGCTCGGTGATCAAGGAGCTCGAGGAGGCTGAGGCCTACACGCGCCAGAACACGGTGTGCCACCTCACGATGTGCGTCAACTACGGGGGCCGTGCGGAGATCGCCGACGCCGTCGCCGCCATCGCCCGCGACGTCGAGGCCGGCCGGCTGCGCGCGAGCAGCGTGGGGGAGAGGACCATCCAGCGCTACCTCGACGAGCCGGACCTGCCGGACGTGGACCTCTTCCTGCGCAGCTCGGGCGAGCAGCGCCTGAGCAACTTCCTGCTGTGGCAGTCGGCGTACGCGGAGATGGTGTTCCTCGACACGCTGTGGCCGGACGTCGACCGCCGCACCCTCTGGGAGGCCGTGGAGATCTACGCGCGCCGGGACCGCCGGTACGGGGGCGCGGTCGACCGCGCCCCCGCGGGCTAG
- the recO gene encoding DNA repair protein RecO, translated as MAETTFASRSYRDDGVVLRTHKLGEADRIVVLLTRSHGQVRAVARGVRRTRSRFGASLEPFMVAELQLVHGRSLEIVSQAAARASYGAPIAADYSRYTVAAAMAETAERLTASEADAATAQYLLLVGALAALSRGAHPPGLILDSYLLRALATAGWAPSFTDCARCGEPGPHGAFSAALGGIVCAACRPPGSPAPAKETVRLLAALLAGDWESADASEALHRREAAGLVAAYAQWHLERAVGSLKLVEREPADP; from the coding sequence ATGGCTGAGACGACGTTCGCATCCCGGAGCTACCGGGACGACGGCGTGGTGCTGCGCACCCACAAGCTCGGCGAGGCGGACCGGATCGTGGTCCTGCTGACGCGCTCCCACGGACAGGTCCGCGCCGTGGCGCGCGGCGTGCGCCGCACCCGCAGCCGCTTCGGAGCGAGCCTCGAGCCGTTCATGGTCGCCGAGCTCCAGCTCGTGCACGGCCGCTCGCTCGAGATCGTGAGCCAGGCCGCCGCCCGGGCCAGCTACGGCGCCCCCATCGCCGCCGACTACTCCCGCTACACGGTGGCGGCCGCGATGGCCGAGACGGCCGAGCGCCTGACGGCCTCGGAGGCCGACGCGGCCACTGCGCAGTACCTGCTCCTCGTCGGCGCCCTCGCCGCGCTGAGCAGGGGAGCGCACCCGCCGGGGCTCATCCTCGACTCCTACCTCCTGCGGGCCCTCGCGACCGCCGGATGGGCGCCGAGCTTCACCGACTGCGCCCGCTGCGGCGAGCCGGGACCGCACGGGGCCTTCAGCGCGGCCCTCGGCGGCATCGTCTGCGCGGCGTGCCGGCCGCCCGGGTCTCCGGCCCCGGCCAAGGAGACCGTCCGGCTGCTCGCCGCGCTGCTGGCCGGTGACTGGGAGTCAGCCGATGCGTCGGAGGCCCTCCACCGGCGCGAGGCCGCCGGCCTCGTCGCCGCCTATGCGCAGTGGCACCTCGAACGCGCGGTGGGATCCCTCAAGCTCGTCGAGCGGGAGCCCGCCGACCCCTGA
- the leuA gene encoding 2-isopropylmalate synthase codes for MRNAQKPSGMPVHRYLPFHEQITVELPDRTWPDRRIEKAPRWCAVDLRDGNQALIDPMSPARKLKMFKLLVDMGYKEIEVGFPSASQTDFDFVRQLIDGNHIPDDVTIQVLTQAREHLIERTYEALAGSKQAIVHLYNSTSVLQRRVVFNQDEDGILDIAVQGALLCKKYQEMIPDTHITYEYSPESFTGTELEYAARVCNAVAEVFEASADNQVIVNLPATVEMATPNVYADSIEWMSRNLHPREGIILSLHPHNDRGTGVAAAELGYMAGADRIEGCLFGNGERTGNVDLVTLGLNMFVQGVDPMIDFSNIDEIRRTVEYCNQLPVGERVPYGGDLVFTAFSGSHQDAIKKGFEALERDAAAAGTPVDQFTWQVPYLPIDPKDLGRSYEAVIRVNSQSGKGGVAYLLKNEHSLDLPRRAQIEFSGVIQRHTDTAGGEVSAAQLWAIFSDEYLPSTEDGRAWGKYALSHVTAESDEDGTMTLNATLRIDGQRVERTGTGNGPIAALLDIFAQEGIDVRVLDYSEHALSEGGNARAAAYVECAVGERVLWGVGIDPNTSMSSLKAVISAVNRALRDAEAAA; via the coding sequence ATGCGCAACGCTCAGAAGCCCTCGGGCATGCCCGTCCACCGCTACCTGCCCTTCCACGAGCAGATCACCGTGGAGCTGCCCGACCGGACGTGGCCGGACCGGCGGATCGAGAAGGCGCCGCGCTGGTGCGCGGTCGACCTGCGGGACGGCAACCAGGCACTCATCGACCCCATGAGCCCCGCCCGCAAGCTGAAGATGTTCAAGCTCCTCGTCGACATGGGCTACAAGGAGATCGAGGTCGGCTTCCCCTCGGCGTCGCAGACGGACTTCGACTTCGTCCGCCAGCTCATCGACGGCAACCACATCCCGGACGACGTCACCATCCAGGTCCTGACCCAGGCGCGCGAGCACCTCATCGAGAGGACCTACGAGGCCCTCGCCGGTTCCAAGCAGGCGATCGTGCACCTCTACAACTCGACCTCGGTGCTGCAGCGGCGGGTGGTGTTCAACCAGGACGAGGACGGCATCCTCGACATCGCGGTGCAGGGGGCACTGCTGTGCAAGAAGTACCAGGAGATGATCCCGGACACGCACATCACGTACGAGTACTCCCCGGAGTCGTTCACGGGCACGGAGCTCGAGTACGCGGCCCGCGTCTGCAACGCCGTCGCCGAGGTCTTCGAGGCCAGCGCGGACAACCAGGTGATCGTGAACCTGCCGGCCACGGTCGAGATGGCCACCCCGAACGTCTACGCCGACTCGATCGAGTGGATGAGCCGCAACCTGCATCCGCGCGAGGGCATCATCCTCTCCCTGCACCCGCACAACGACCGGGGGACCGGGGTCGCAGCCGCCGAGCTGGGCTACATGGCCGGCGCCGACCGCATCGAGGGCTGCCTCTTCGGCAACGGCGAGCGCACCGGCAACGTCGACCTCGTCACGCTCGGCCTGAATATGTTCGTCCAGGGCGTCGATCCGATGATCGACTTCTCCAACATCGACGAGATCCGCCGCACGGTCGAGTACTGCAACCAGCTGCCGGTGGGCGAGCGGGTCCCCTACGGCGGCGATCTCGTGTTCACGGCGTTCTCGGGGTCCCACCAGGACGCCATCAAGAAGGGCTTCGAGGCGCTCGAGCGCGACGCCGCCGCCGCCGGCACCCCGGTGGACCAGTTCACCTGGCAGGTTCCGTACCTGCCCATCGACCCCAAGGACCTCGGCCGCAGCTACGAGGCGGTCATCCGGGTCAACTCCCAGTCCGGCAAGGGCGGCGTGGCGTACCTGCTCAAGAACGAGCACAGCCTGGACCTTCCGCGCCGGGCGCAGATCGAGTTCTCCGGTGTGATCCAGCGGCACACCGACACGGCCGGCGGCGAGGTCAGCGCCGCCCAGCTGTGGGCCATCTTCAGCGACGAGTACCTGCCCTCCACCGAGGACGGCAGGGCGTGGGGCAAGTACGCGCTCAGCCACGTCACCGCCGAGTCCGACGAGGACGGCACGATGACGCTCAACGCCACGCTCCGGATCGACGGCCAGCGCGTGGAGCGCACCGGCACCGGCAACGGCCCCATCGCCGCGCTGCTGGACATCTTCGCCCAAGAGGGCATCGACGTCCGGGTCCTGGACTACAGCGAGCACGCGCTGAGCGAGGGCGGCAACGCCCGCGCCGCCGCCTACGTCGAGTGCGCGGTGGGGGAGCGGGTCCTGTGGGGCGTGGGCATCGACCCGAACACCTCGATGTCCTCGCTCAAGGCCGTCATCTCGGCCGTGAACCGCGCGCTGCGCGACGCCGAGGCTGCCGCCTGA
- a CDS encoding M13 family metallopeptidase, whose protein sequence is MTSPAAPSGVDRQYFDDRVRAQDDLYRHVNGGWLSSTEIPADRALVGTFVQLRDLSEENVRALIEDLAGGDHPEGSDEAKIGAFFRSFMDVGRVEELGAAPLQPLLAEIAAVDDVDSLVTTSARLGRGGTEGLFSFYAAPDAGNPERVVLYASQGGLGLPDESYYRDEKFAETVSAYEDYLRDVFALLGSATAAEDAAAVLGLERRIAALHWDRVALRDPQRTYNLRTEAEATEAFGHFPAWAEATGIRADARAELVVGNPDFLAGIAGLLDEVPLQTWKLWLTAHLVGSAAPFLSAVFVDRHFAFYGTVLSGTPQNKERWKRGVGAVEAGLGMAVGRLYVARHFPEGHKAAMQELVANIVEAYRESISVLPWMGGQTRERALEKLAAFRPKIGYPDEWIDFSDVVVEEADLLGNVWRAHAAELDRLLDEIGKPVDRVKWLMTPQTVNAYYHPLMNEIVFPAAILQEPFFHPDADPAVNYGGIAAVIGHEIGHGFDDQGSQFDGTGALRNWWTDADRSSFEGLTGRLVDQFNALAPAETPGHTVNGRLTLGENIGDLGGLGIAYKAYRLSLKGQEAPVIDGLTGAQRFFVSWATVWRQVCRPEETLRRLSIDPHSPNEFRTNAIVKNLDAFHEAFGVAEGDAMWLAPEERVTIW, encoded by the coding sequence ATGACCAGCCCAGCCGCGCCGTCCGGCGTCGACCGCCAGTACTTCGATGACCGGGTCAGGGCGCAGGACGACCTGTACCGCCACGTCAACGGAGGGTGGCTGAGCTCGACCGAGATCCCCGCGGACCGGGCGCTCGTCGGGACCTTCGTGCAGCTGCGGGACCTCTCCGAGGAGAACGTCCGGGCGCTCATCGAGGACCTCGCCGGCGGCGACCACCCGGAGGGCTCGGACGAGGCGAAGATCGGGGCGTTCTTCCGTTCGTTCATGGATGTGGGACGCGTCGAGGAACTCGGCGCCGCCCCCCTGCAGCCGCTGCTCGCCGAGATCGCGGCGGTGGACGACGTCGACTCCCTCGTCACGACGTCGGCGCGCCTCGGGCGCGGGGGCACCGAGGGCCTGTTCAGCTTCTACGCCGCGCCCGACGCCGGCAACCCCGAGCGCGTGGTCCTGTACGCGAGCCAGGGCGGCCTCGGCCTCCCCGACGAGTCCTACTACCGCGACGAGAAGTTCGCCGAGACGGTCAGCGCCTACGAGGACTACCTCCGCGACGTCTTCGCCCTGCTGGGCTCGGCCACCGCGGCCGAGGACGCCGCCGCGGTGCTCGGCCTGGAGCGGCGGATCGCGGCCCTCCACTGGGACAGGGTGGCCCTCCGCGACCCGCAGCGGACCTACAACCTGCGCACCGAGGCCGAGGCGACCGAGGCGTTCGGGCACTTCCCGGCCTGGGCCGAGGCCACGGGCATCCGCGCCGACGCGCGGGCCGAGCTCGTGGTGGGCAACCCCGACTTCCTCGCGGGGATCGCCGGGCTCCTGGACGAAGTTCCGCTGCAGACCTGGAAGCTCTGGCTCACCGCCCACCTGGTGGGCTCCGCCGCACCGTTCCTCTCGGCGGTGTTCGTGGACCGCCACTTCGCGTTCTACGGCACGGTCCTCTCGGGCACCCCCCAGAACAAGGAGCGGTGGAAGCGGGGCGTCGGCGCGGTCGAGGCCGGGCTGGGGATGGCTGTGGGCCGCCTCTACGTGGCCCGCCATTTCCCCGAGGGCCACAAGGCGGCCATGCAGGAGCTCGTGGCCAACATCGTCGAGGCGTACCGCGAGAGCATCTCCGTCCTGCCGTGGATGGGCGGCCAGACGCGGGAGCGCGCGCTCGAGAAGCTCGCGGCCTTCCGGCCCAAGATCGGCTACCCGGACGAGTGGATCGACTTCTCCGATGTCGTGGTCGAGGAGGCGGACCTGCTCGGCAACGTCTGGCGCGCCCACGCCGCGGAGCTCGACCGCCTGCTGGACGAGATCGGCAAGCCGGTGGACCGTGTGAAGTGGCTCATGACGCCGCAGACGGTCAACGCGTACTACCACCCGCTCATGAACGAGATCGTCTTCCCGGCGGCCATCCTGCAGGAGCCCTTCTTCCACCCGGACGCGGACCCGGCCGTGAACTACGGCGGGATCGCGGCCGTGATCGGACACGAGATCGGGCATGGCTTCGACGACCAGGGCTCGCAGTTCGACGGGACCGGCGCCCTGCGGAACTGGTGGACGGACGCGGACCGCAGCTCGTTCGAGGGGCTCACGGGCCGCCTCGTGGACCAGTTCAATGCCCTTGCTCCGGCGGAGACGCCCGGCCACACGGTCAACGGGCGGCTGACGCTCGGCGAGAACATCGGCGACCTGGGGGGCCTCGGCATCGCCTACAAGGCCTACCGGCTCAGCCTGAAGGGGCAGGAGGCCCCGGTGATCGACGGCCTCACCGGCGCGCAGCGGTTCTTCGTCTCGTGGGCCACCGTGTGGCGGCAGGTGTGCCGGCCGGAGGAGACGCTGCGCCGCCTCTCGATCGACCCGCACTCCCCCAACGAGTTCCGCACCAATGCGATCGTGAAGAACCTCGATGCCTTCCACGAGGCGTTCGGCGTCGCCGAGGGCGACGCGATGTGGCTCGCGCCCGAGGAGCGCGTGACCATCTGGTAG